CTTACGCCTGAGCCCTTTGCCCCATCTGGATCGGGAGTGTCGTTCGAATTGCGGTACGATGACGGGAGAAAGCGCAAGGAAGTCATCGACATCACGGACAGCCAGCTCGTCGTCCGCTTGCCTGCGGCGCGCTTACCGCGGGTTCAGGTTCGCTAGACTCTAGTGTTGCCGATTATGGGGTGCGATCGGCACTTATGGCCTGCTGTTCCACGCGGCTTCCGAGCCGATGACGATCATCCCGGCAAATCCCGAGCATCTCGGCGCACGTATCCGCATCACCGCCGTGCTGCATACCTCGGGTTCAGCGCCCGTGGACGCTTTTCTCGCCGGAGGAGGCGCCGGATCTCCACGACCTGACCGGCGCTGCGTTAGCCCAACTATACGCGCTCTACGAGACGACGGCCGCGCAAGGCGATCTCCGCGTCAGCAAACAGGTCCGCGCGGTTCACCTGGAATCACAGAACTTAAACTGAAAGTCGCTGACGAAGGATACCTCGCCAATATCGGTCCCGGTCGGCTTACGCGTTCGCGTGCCGCTTCTGGCGTTCTTAAACGATCGAAATTTACTGCTGCGCCCGCTTGGGGAATACGATCTACGTCGTGCCCCCGTCTTGCGTCACAGCGGCAGACCTCGACGAAATCTACACCGCAATAAATGATACAGCCGATGAGCTGGTATAGAGGGGCCGCAATCTATCCCCGAAAACACGCCAGTGCCGATACTCTGTGGAGTGACGCAGAACGTGTAATCGCCGGAGAGACCTGTGAGAGCCTCGATCCCAACCCGCAGGAGCAAGGATATCGTCTGAAGACTAGAGCGGCGTCAAATGAAGAGTGCTCTCGATGAGAGCGCTCGGGAGCACAGATCGATCTCAAATATCTTCGAAGCGACGAGCCCGTTCCGCACTGTCTTTCCACCTGTTGAGGCAGCAAGGCTTCCGGTAGCCAAAGTGAGACCGGCGCATCGTGCGCTTCGGCCCATGACACCGCGCTAGCCAAGTATTGGTGGGGCAGTGGCCGCGCGGCTGTCGGTATTGAGACAAATGTCAGCAGCTTGACGATACACGCCGCGACGAAGTGCCCGCAAAGCCTGCGAATTCACTTCGGCACGCGACTTGCTCTCTTTGCGGCATCATCACCAATCGCAGCGCGATGGTCTTCGGGACGGACTCGGCGCGTGTCGCTGTTAGCGTCTGCTCCGCCCCGACGGTTTGCTGCGGCGATAGCTTATGGACGCTCGGTTATGGACCGAGAAACTGCAGGGGACGTGTTGAATGCGACCTGGAGTTCTTCTTTTGGGAGCCACGACAATTGCGCTCGTCGCAAATGGTGCGGCGAATGCGGCAGACCTTGAGCCGGAAGTGAAACTGCCCGCGGCGGTGTGGAACTGGTCCGGAGGCTATATTGGTGGACACGTCGGCGGCGGGTACGGCCGAACCTCCTTCAGCAATCCCTACGGTCCGTCAATCTATGGCGGCATAGTCGATACGCCGACGTTCCTCGCAGGTGGCCAGATCGGCTACAATTGGCAGAAGAACGGCTGGGTGTTTGGCGTCGAACTCGATGTCAGCGGTGCTGTCTCAGACGGCACAAATACCTGCCTCGCGTCGTCCGGCTTTGTCGTGAGTGCAAACTGCAAGGCAGGTCCGAACATCTTTGCCACCGCGACCGGTCGTGTCGGTTACACGTTTGGCGCGTCGGGTGGCACGCTGGCCTATCTCAAGGGAGGTGCAGCTTGGCAAAACAATCAGGGCGACGTCATCAATAACCATGAAGGCGGACTCGTGCCACAGGAGAAAACCCATTTCGACTACGGTCGCATCGGTGGCATCATCGGGCTGGGCGTCGAGCAGGCGCTTACGCCCGCATGGTCGGTCGCAGCTGAGTATGACTATCTGAATTTCGGTGGCCCGAGTGTCGCGACACCTCCGACGGTGCAGGGTCCGCCGTTCGCAATTGTTCCGGCGAACACAACGAGCCCGTCCAGCAACTATCACATCGGAAAGATTGGATTGAATTACCATTTTGGCGCCGACCCGTGGACGGCGCAATGGTCCTATGTGCCGCAGTACGCGAAGGCTCCAGTCGGCGCGCCGCCGATTGCTTATTCAGATGGTTGGTCGTTCGAAGGCGGATCGCGGCTCTGGCTCAGCCGCGGACGATTCCAATGGGACCACAGTGTAGCGCCCTACTTGCCTCTAGACCCCAGCGTCCTTGTATCGAGGCTCACCTATCATGGCCTTGACGGACTTTCGGGAGAGCTATTTGGCCGTGTCGACAGCCCATCGGGAGTGTTCCTGAAGGGCAACATTGGCCTCGGGCGCTTCGATAAAGGAAACATAAACAATGAAGATTGGCTCGCCGATCGGGAACTCTCCTATATCAACAACGCATCACGGCAACGAAACGGACGGTTCACCTATTTTACCGCAGACTTAGGTTACGATTTCCTGCGCGGCGCCAACTACAAGGTCGGCGGATTTATCGGCTGGACCTACTACGAACAGAGTTCCGACTCCATCGGTTGAACGCAGATTGCCCACCCCCGCTACACTTGTCCGGCGAACCCAGACACTATCATCGGCAGCCAGAATACTCAGTGGAATGCACCTCGTGTCGGCCTAAGCGCCGAAACCATGCTCTCTGAGCGCTGGCGCTTAAACACCGATGTCGCCTACCTGTCCTGGACCGATTTCAAAGGGCGTGACCACCATCTCTTGCGCGACGAGACCACCTTCGATGAACAGCGGGGCAACGGTGGCGGCGGCGTCCAGGTTGAAGGCGTGCTGTCCTACTTCTTCACCAAGAACTTCAGCGTCGGCGTCGGCGGGCGCTACTGGTCCATGTGGACCAAAAAGCGGGGCGACTCTTTGTGCAGCAGCAGCGGCTGCGTCGGTGATCCGGCCATATTCGCGAAGTACAGCATGGAGCGCTGGGGTACGTTCTTTCAGGCCTCCTATAAGTTTGATTGAAAAGATCACACCTCAAACCAAGCGCCGGGCGT
This genomic stretch from Bradyrhizobium daqingense harbors:
- a CDS encoding outer membrane protein, giving the protein MRPGVLLLGATTIALVANGAANAADLEPEVKLPAAVWNWSGGYIGGHVGGGYGRTSFSNPYGPSIYGGIVDTPTFLAGGQIGYNWQKNGWVFGVELDVSGAVSDGTNTCLASSGFVVSANCKAGPNIFATATGRVGYTFGASGGTLAYLKGGAAWQNNQGDVINNHEGGLVPQEKTHFDYGRIGGIIGLGVEQALTPAWSVAAEYDYLNFGGPSVATPPTVQGPPFAIVPANTTSPSSNYHIGKIGLNYHFGADPWTAQWSYVPQYAKAPVGAPPIAYSDGWSFEGGSRLWLSRGRFQWDHSVAPYLPLDPSVLVSRLTYHGLDGLSGELFGRVDSPSGVFLKGNIGLGRFDKGNINNEDWLADRELSYINNASRQRNGRFTYFTADLGYDFLRGANYKVGGFIGWTYYEQSSDSIG